The genomic DNA TGATTTGCGGAAGCCAACAAAACAATGAAATAATCAACTCGCGTAGCTCAACAATACCAAGAGATTGCCAGTTCATAAAAACATTTGCATGCTACTTAATGTTATGGTTCCAAGAACTCAACTCTGAGAAAATAAGGCAAATGTTTTTTATGTCCCGTGCATTATTGATATGGATTCTCCTCTTAAGCTTTACAACTTCAAATGCACTGAGTGTTAATGCTGATACTCCCCGTTACATTTCTTGGGATAATTGCGTCTTGCCCGAAATTGATCTCGATTTCCCATGTACCAACCCAACTTACCTTATCAATGACGAAAGAGTACCCAGAGACATCGTCCTAACAGACAAAGCAGCGAGGGCGGGGATCATGAACGCAAAAATTAAAGACCTTAAGAGATATCGTGATGAATACTCCATTAACTATAAGCGTTTCAAAGACATAACTAATCGCGAAGCGGTATCTCGCCCCTTTGTTGTCACAGTTGATATACGTTGTATGAATCAAAAGGGACAGTCAAGAAGGAATCGAATTGATCTACTATTAGAACTTCCAGCCGACTTTGAAGAAATATTCACTAAAGAGGCAAAGTTAGAGCTAAAAAGAAGAGAGCAAGAAGAAAAGCGTAGAATTGCTCAAAAGAAATCGAAGGAAAATGAAGACCGAGAAAATAACGTAAGAGCAATTAGAGTAGAAAGGGAAGAAGCTCATGCCATCAATCAGCTAATCAACCCTCCTGATCACGTGATGATGCACATGCTGATATTTCTCGGGATAGTTGCAGTGTTACTTGTTCCAATAGACATGCTGTCACTTGCAGTTATTGAAAGGATGATTCTGCGTCATAAAGAGGTAGATATTAATTCATCCTCTAAAACTCAACTCATGTTTTGCTTTAAATGCGCACTTGGAACAGTGATTATATGGTTTTTCTCTCGCTTGTTTAGCCCTTCGATTGCATATGAAGTATTTGGCATTTATTCCGTCCCACAACTTATTGCTTCTTCGCTGGTAACTCTGATTAGTGGTCGTTTAATATTAACATATGTCCTATTAATGAATGATAATATGTTTAGTAGGAATAAACTCTTGCCGGCTGTTATTTATTTTAACTTATTTGTGTTCCTGATAATGTCATTGATGTTTGGTTTGATCGTTATGCTTTCGAATTTATCTGAAATGTTTGAAATTTACTTACCTGCCTTTTAATTCCATCGACTGGTGGCTGGGGTCGTAGCGAAGCTCCAAGAATTCGGCGCATGTCTCGACAGACATTGGCAGTTGGGCCCCTGTGAAAACTCGCTGGATTCAACGGAACTTCCACCAAATTCTCGTGTCCTACCCTTGTTAGAATCCATTCTCCTTCCCGTTCACCCACGAATGCTATCTGGATGGGTGAGTTTTCAAGAAATTCCGGCTATATTCTGATCATACAGTCCTAAAATATTGGGATGATGTGAATCGAAACCAACCCCGTTATTGTAGATGAAATAAAGTTAGACCATGTCGCAGCCAGCCCAATTGAAGTTTTTGACTGAAGATCAAGTCCGCCAAATCGCTTCCAGCCACGATTTGCCGTTGTATGTCTATTCCAAGAGCAAACTCGATGAAAATGCGAAAAAGCTGACGTCGTGGCAGGCGCCTTATGGGGTGACGCTTCGATTTGCCATGAAAGCGAATCCGTTTCCTGAGGTGATTGCTCAGATCTATTCGCACGGAATCGGAATCGATGCCAGCTCAGGCTACGAGGCTGAAGTCGCCATGCAGGCGGGCGTAAAACCAGCAGACATTCAGATCACTTCGCAGCAGATGCCGGATGATCTTGAGGAACTGATCAAGCAGGGCGTGAAGTTCAATGCCTGTTCGCTGCATCAATTGGAAACCTACGGCAAAATTGCTCCCAGCACTTCCGTCGGCGTGCGAATCAATCCCGGCAAGGGGACGGGCGAAGGACTCAATAATCGTCTCACCACAGCCGGAGTCGCGGCTAGCTTTGGGATCTGGCATGAATACATTGATCAGGTACATGAGCTGGCCAAAACGTATGATCTGACCATCGATATGGTGCACACCCATGCCGGCACAGGTGGCGATCCCGATAAATGGCTCGAAGTGACAACACGAAACATGGAAATCGTCGAGAAGTTTCCGACGGCGACCAAAACCAGCATTGGCGGCGGCTTCAAAGTCGGACGGATGCCGGGCGAAAAGTCGGCTCAGATCGATGTGATCTCTCCGCCAATCGCAAAACTGCTGGAGGAGTTTCATGAAAGAACCGGCCGCAAGATTCATCTGGAAGTCGAGCCGGGCTCGTTTCTGGTGGTCAATATCGGCGCCCTCATCACCGAAATCATCGACATTAAAGACACCGGCAGCGAAGGCTACAACTTCATCCTGATCAACGCAGGCATGACCGAAATCCTCCGCCCGTCCCTTTACGGAGCCCAGCATCCTCTCGTCGTCGTTCCCAGAGAAGACAGACCCGCTGGTGAGGTGGTCGATTACGCAGTCAGTGGTCATTGCTGCGAAAGCGGCGACATGCTGACAGTCGCAGAGGGCGATCCCGAACGTCTCGAACCAAGATCACTGCAAAAAGCAGAACTCGGCGATTATCTCATCGTCGAAGACGTCGGCGCCTACTGCGCAGGAATGCGAGCCGGTTCTTACAATTCGTTTCCGCTGACCAAAGAGGTTATGGTTGATTAAGTTATTGGAAAGACTCTCCATTGAATGGGTCTCATCATGCAGGAATTCAAAGTTATCCCACATCAGTCAATCGGCCCAATACATCTGGGGATGCTTCGGGATAATGTCCGGCAGATTTTTGGATATCCCAATTCAGTCGAACAAGCTCATGTGAAGTGGGGTATCCACTGGCCGGATCGGGATTTCTTTTTCAGGAACGCATTTCAGGTAACTTATAATTCCGAATTTGAGGTGACTCATATTGAAGTTGCCAGTGAGCCGGATTATGTCGTAACGTTTGCAGGAATTAATGTTCATACTGCCAACCCGCGGGAAGTGATCGCCGCTCTTGAAAAACTGGCTCCCGTTGACAACGAATTCCGAGAGTATCCAGTTAACCTCTGGTCTCCAGATCTCGATTTGAATCTATTTCGATCTCAAACTAATGATGGAAATTTCGAGACGATCGGAATCAGCATTCCTACCAGCTGATTGCCTGATAAACTGAGCCCGAAATAATGTTGGGTTACGCGTTCCACTAATCCAACCTACAGAACTACAGGACTTCGCAGGAATGCGGGCCGGTTCTTACAATTCGTTTCCGCTGACCAAAGTATTGTGACAGATAGCCTACGACTTCACTATCATTATTTCATCGGATACTCTGAAGGCAGGCTTTCGAAGTCCCTATTAACCTGAGCACAATGATCGATGTCAGTTCAGTCCTACGATTTACTGCAGCGTATATTGGCAGTGTTCTCAATTTTATTAATTGTCAAAGTGACGATTGGCATCGTGCTGGGATATAATTTTTATCTGCCTCCTGACTTCAATTCTGATTTTCTTCGTGGACGGGAAGATTATTTCTATGGCGTTTATTGCTGGGCGTTCTATGTCCACATCATTTCCGGGCCAATCACATTATTTTTGGGCTTATTGTTACTTAGCGAACCACTTCGCAATGCTTATCCACATTGGCATCGCTGCATGGGACGGTGTCAGGGGCTAATCGCTCTGTTTTTGTTGGCCCCCAGTGGGCTTTGGATGTCGCAGTACGCTTCCGGGGGAACGGCAGCAACAATCAGTTTAGCGTTACTGAGTTGTCTGACAGCAGTCGCTGTAGGGTTGGGATGGAATGCCGCGTTGCAACGTCGGTTCGAACTTCACCGCCGCTGGATGTTGCGAAGCTACCTAATGATCTGCTCTGCGGTCGTGCTGCGTCTACTGGGTGGACTGGGAAGTTTACTTGGAGAGGTGCCTTCGTGGTATGATCCCGCTACAACGTGGTTAAGCTGGCTTGTGCCTCTGATAATTTTTGAAATCTATCAGGCTCGGAATCCAAAATCGAAGCCGTATCGGAAGAGCTGATTTAATCATGTTCTTCGATGGCCTTGGTTATCTCGACTGCAGAGGGAAAAGACTTCGATCATTGTATTTGTCGTTCGAAGTTGCTCAGCGTTGGCTGAACTCTGATCGCTTCGTAAGCGACTCTGCCAAAAGCAATTGCCTCGCGAGATTTTACTACTGCAGAACGAACTGAACTACAATCGGGAACGAGTTAAAAGCCCTCATGATATAATATCTCATTGTCCTCGCTGGTGGCAGTGATCAATGCGCGTAAAATATCTTGCGAAATTTCTGCACTAAGAAATGTTACACGGCCATCGGCGAAGAGCACGTTCATTCCAGATTGATGTGGTAAGCGAGAATCATTGGAAATTTTCAGGAAAGAAGCTTCGCTTGCGTCTTGAGGGGCCATCCAATGGACGGCGTCTTCTTCAGGCATTTCGACAATTAAAAGAGTTTGGGCAAGTCCGTCTCCATTGGAGATTGTGTTCAACTCCCTTCCTTCAGTGGCTTGAATACAACTGTCCGTCGTCACGATCGCTAAATATGAAGTATGTGTAGCAGGGCTACTGGATTCAGGGCATCGATAAATGTCAGGAGTCGTATTGAAGGCCTTCAAGTTTGCCGGGCTGTCCCATGGCTGGTTGAGGTCAATTTGACGATACAAGGCTACATTATTTAGGAACGGGAGGAGTAAAGTACGCCAGCTGTGCAATCGATGGCCCTGGGCGTCAACCGTGTATGCTGGTGGCAGAGTACCGTAAGTGTCTGCATAGTTATACAGAGCAATTCCAATATTTCTCAGGTTATTTACGCACTGTGATCTTCGAGCCGCTGGACCCGCCCTCCGGGTGCCCGGCAGCATTAAAGCAATAAGGACTCCAACAATGAGTACGGCGATGCCAACTTCAACCACTTTCAAACCGGCTCGACATTTCTCAGAATCAAATCCTTCTGCTTTTTTCGAAAAGTTGCTATTCATGTTGTCATCAGTTTCTGGTGATTTGGAAGCCAGTGTTTCGGATCTCTCACTATCCTATCATGATTTGTTGAACTACAGCAAAAGGAAACTGTAATTTTGTTTCATCGAGGACGTGCTCTGTTGAGCTTATAATGATGTTCTTAAATTACTAATCTGCACTGAGGCGGATATGCAATCCGCCTTACTGCCCACCGCCAGCGAAGCTGAAAGTGAAGACATCTGTGATATCTGTAAACACAGGTTGCATGCCGAGGCGGACGTAGCGGCGGTCGGGGGAGACGACTGCGGTGGCATTGAGTTGCACACCCGAGTTGACTGGTGCGACAACGGGTGAGAAGCCGACGGCTCCGAAATTGTTGTTTTGTTGTAGTTGCGGTAGGACGTAGGAATGCGGCTTACGATACTGGTTTCGTAAATCGTGCAGCGTGAAGGCGGTTTCCTGTTTCTTTTGCTTGATGGTCTGCTTGATCGGTTCAAAGACGGGGGCTTGCTGAGTGCGTCGGCCCTGATGTAGCGAGATCCTGAATTTCTTCTCGGCTTTGTCGAAAACAACATTCACCATTTCAGTATTTTCGTGATCCGTCCCGGCATAGCGTGTTACTGTCAAACGTGCCCGATTACCGACGATTCGACCGGAGTTGTGTCGGACCGTGACAACATAATCCCCCGGAGCGGCGAATGCACAGACATAGTCTTCATAACACTCCGCCTGATTCGGCCCTGCTCCTTCATGAAGGAGTGAGCCGCCGGATGCGGTATGGGGTTGAGCGAAGGAGCATTCGGTGCCGAGTGGTTCCTGAATAATTAAATCGAGATCGGCATCGCCTGACCAGGTCAGTTTTAATTGCAAATCGCGGATGAGTGCCTGCTGCAGGGTTTCGGTCATGCGATTCGCCTCTTCGGCCCGGCCTTCGTTTTCGAGGCGGAGTTTCCAGTCAGAGAGTAGCTTGATTGCCAGATCGTGCTGTTTTTGAAAGCCATCGTACCAGAAGTAAGTCAGAATTCCTGAAGCCGCCCAGGTCAGGCTCTCGATATCCTGCGTTTTGTCGGCCAGTTTTAAACCGAGCAGGTATGGCTCGGGACGGGTTGGTTCGAGTCGTGAGACCTGTCGATACATTTTGAGTGCCTGCTTGTGAGCTCCCAGACGAACCAGATAGGCCGCAGAACCGAGAAGATTGGGGACATCGCGGACGTTGAAGTCCGTCATGGAAAGCAGGATCCGTTCGACTTCCTGCTCGGGACGCCCTTCGATTTGCATGGATAACGCGAGGACTTCATACATCCAGGGTTCTGGCTGACCTGCTCTTAAAGCCTCTTCAAGGGCGACAGTGATATGATCGAAATGTTTGTCTCGCTGCAACTTTTGAATCATTCTGCGAACTTGAGTTCCTTCCCGTTTCGTTGAGAAGTACTGCTTCCAGAGTTCGCGATTGGGAGAGGCCTGCAGATTTTGGAGGGGATCGATCTCATCCTGAAAAAAGGTGACTGGAACAGAACTTTGCAGCAGAGGAAAGCAAAGGTTTTGAGCCGCGAGAGAGAATTTTTCCAATAAAAAAGCGAACTGAGAAACAGTGTTCTCAGTTCGCTCGATAATTACCAACTGGTTATTGCAATATTCGCAATGGTGCAGAGAGGTTACTGGTTTTTTTTTGCAGTTGGCAGAGTCGCAGGAGGAATGCTGAAGAAGCCTCCACCGCCACCCTGTTGACCGCCGAATTGACCACCACCGCCACCGCCAAACTGTCCACCTTGCTGACCGCCATTGACACCGCCGCCACCGAGCAGGCCGCCACCACCACCCAATTGCTGGACAGGGATAACAAGGTCGGTGACTGGATAAACGCGGGTTTCAGTCGCTTCTTCGGCTTTGAGGACGGTTGTGATTTTCATCACTTCATCTTCAATGACCCAGGTCAACTCAACTGGAGTCGGTGTCTGTTCCAGCATGATTTTCAGTGCAGACTTGAGCCGAATTCCTGAGATGAAGATGTTCACAGGCTCATCAGTCGAAATACCTTCGTCGTCAAGAGTGACGACATCGAGTCGAATATTGATATTGTGCAGTTCACCGATAATTTGCAAGGCATCGACAAGAGGAGTATCGACAAATTGAAGTTCGGTTTCTTCTTCCAGAGCGGCTCGAATTCGTCGCTCGGCTGCGGAATCGTCTTTCAAATCGACAGACTTCCAGATGCTGCGTCGTTCGGTCAAAGCCTTCCAGACGGGAGCAGCTGGATATCGAATTGGAGGTTCATCCGGGAATGGAACGTGTGAGAATTCGACCTGCGTCAAAGTTTCCAGGAAGCGGTCTGCTCGTAACGCTCGTAAGTAACGGGCATCTTCCAACTGACCGGCCGCTTCAGCGGAGAAGCGGGCTGCAGCAGCGGTTCCGCTGAAAGGAACCAGTTCGACTGCGGCTTCTGCAACCGATTCCGCTTGTGCATAAGCAGCTGGTTCGCCGTGAAAACCATCGTCGAGAAGGGCTCGAACCTGATCGATTAATTGTTCCAAGCGTTCTTCTTCAAGATACAGGCCTTCGATGGCTCGTCGACGTGCTTCAACTTCAGCCAGTTCCTGTTCGAAACGAATTCGATTATTACGGAACTGTTCGCGTTGGGCACGAACCTGCTGAGTCACATCCAGTAGTTTTCGTTCGAGATTTCGTTTCAATTCTGGATCGATATCCGCTGCAATGCGAACATTCCCGGCCATCCCCTTCAGGATAGAGATAGCCGCATCGGGGTCGTCCTGAACGATTGATCGAGCCTGTTCAATAGCCCGGTTGACTTCCAGTGCCAGCTTTTCACCAGCAGCTTTGGACCGATTTTTGAATCGTTGAATCAAATCCTGTTCGATATCAGTTGGTGCGTCGGTTCGTCCTTCAAGTGCCGAGGGTTCACCAGGAACAACAACAGGAGCGTCTGTGTTGTCTTCGCCGGGGACCACCGCAGAATCATCCTGCAGCAAGGCGACCTGACGAACATCGAGTAATTTTGCTGCGGCCTTATTACTGGGGTCAAACTGTAACAGAGCGTGTGAAATCGCGACCGATTCCTTTGTCTTTCCAGCATGAGCTGCAGAATTAGCGGCTTCGAGCATGCCTGCAACATGTAGTTCAAACTGATTTTTTGCAGAACTGAGAACAACCTGGCCAGCCGTCGGTACACTCAAGCCCTTGTCCTGATCTGCTCGCAACCACAATGCTCGCAGTGAAGGGTGACCAGCAACAGCCGTTGAATAATTTTCAACATGAAACCCGATTTGATTGTTATTCTCATCACTCAAATCGATGCTCAGACCCTTTGTCGCTTCTTCAATCTTGCCGAGATAAATCGTTTCGCGATCGGATCGCAACGGCAATGCGGCATGCGGATAAAGTTCGATGCCTTCGGTCACTTCGACCTGACTTGGATACCAGACGGGTGTCGAGATTGCTTTATTGATCGCAGCAACGGTTTCATTTACGGGCTGGCCCACTTGATCCTGAAGGACAATTCCACCACTTCGCAGAGCCAGAACGCCGAGCAACTGCATGTCGACTTGAGAGCCGAGGGCATAGCTGACAACAGGAGTTTGTTTATCTGCAAGAGCTTTTGTCAGTTCCTGCATTTTAGTTTCAGAAATTAAATTCGCAGCACTGAATCCATCGCCCACATACACGATCACGCTACTCTTGCTGGCGTCTAAACTTTTCAGCGAAGCTTCCACGGCTCCAGAAAGATCGGTTGAACCAGCGGGAATTCGATTGTTCAATGCTGCAGTGATTGAATTCACTTTTTCAGCAGTCATCGATTCGAATGAGTCCGTCAACGCAGTTTGAGACAGATCAATTGCCCAGACTGCAGCGGATGTCTGCTCAGGAAGTTGTGAGAGCAATTCCCGCACCACGGAAATCGACTGTTCCCGGTATTCGCCCATCTGGCTGGCGGAGGTGTCGACCAGAACCAGCACCTGTTCCGGTGCTCGGGATTTTACAGCCACCTGAGACAAGCTCAGTCCGACAGCAGCATAATCGCGGCCTTCCGGTGTCCGGTAAACTTCAAGGGTAGGAGAACTGGTGGTTTCTCCGGCAACGCTCAGTGAACTGAACGTTGTAGTTCCTGCACAAAGCAGGGCTGCTGCTAGCCAAAATCGTGATCGCTTCATAGTGATGCATCTCCCGGGGCAGGCCCGTTGCATGCGGTCGTGGAAATCGGTATGGCCTCTCAACAAATCAAAGCCAGCCCGGACCGCTCGGTGTCATTCGATAGTGGACGCGAAAATCTCTGCGAATGAATAATGAGATTATCAAGTCATATTAAAATGGATTGTATCCTCAGTTTCGACCCCCTTTGAAGCTTTTTCTTCCGAAAATCATCAGAGTTAGCAGAATTGATCAGATTCCTCCCGAGCAGACGTCAGGGCAGAAACGGCAGTCCCAACCCGCAAAACCCTCAAACTTTCACTAACCGATACCAGACAACCTCTCAACCACTGATCTGTTAGCTAAGGCGGTCATGGAGAGATTTTCCTCATGTTCGACGCGTGTGGCCAATGTCGAGAGGCGAGTGGCAAGATGGCTTCGATACTATTATCAACCACTCTAACCTCTCACCCCTAACCTACTCTGGCCTCTGGCCTCTGGCCACTCAACACTGGCCTATTTCCGCTGTACAGATTGACGTTTGCCCTGCCGTATGACACTATGAAAGGAATGTCACTTCGAAGGATTGAGCGTTATGTCGGTTGAACAATTTCATCCTCTGGTTGCCAAGTGGTTTGCGGAAAAGTTTGAGCAGCCTTCCGAGCCACAACGTCTTGGCTGGCCAGCAATTGCGGCTGGCAAGCACGCTCTGATCGCCGCTCCGACCGGTTCCGGAAAAACGCTCACTGCTTTTCTGGCGATTATTGATCGTCTCTTTCGCCTTGCTCTCGCGGGCAAGCTGAAGGATGAGATCAATTGCATATACATTTCGCCACTGCGGGCACTTTCCAATGATATGCAAAAGAATCTGACGGAGCCGCTGCGGGAAATACGCGAGCTGGCTCAGCAGGAAGGCTACAACGTTCCCGAAATTCGTATCGGATTGAGAACCGGCGACACACCTGCCAAAGACCGCGTGGCGATGATCAAAAAGCCACCTCAAATTGTGGTCACGACGCCAGAATCGCTCTACCTCTTATTAACAGCTGAAAAAAGCCGCGAGCGGCTCGGGACCACGCAAACCTTAATCATTGATGAAATTCACGCGATGCTGCCCGATAAACGGGGCGCCCATCTGGCATTATCGCTCGAACGGCTCGAATCGATTTGTGAACGACCTCTGCAGAGAATCGGTTTGTCTGCCACGCAAAAGCCGATTGAACTGGTTGCAGACTTTCTGCTGGGTACGCGAGATCGTTCCACTCCACTTCGCAGTGTCGACTGGGAAATCGATCGTAATAAAGTGTCGGAAGAAAAACAGAAGCGATTGTTTAAAAATAATTCCGATGAGGCAGAACGGATACCAGATTCATCTCAAACCCGAACTCTGGAAATCATTAATATCGGGCATGCGCGGGATTTAGATCTCGGAATCGAAATTCCTCCCAGTCCGCTCTCTGCAATTTGCTCGCACGAACAATGGGCGGAAGTGAATACCCGCGTGATCGAACTGGTCAACTCTCATCGCAGCACTTTAATTTTTGTCAACACACGACGCATGGCCGAGCGGGTTTCGCATCAGTTGACTGAACTGCTGGGAGAGGATCAGGTCAGTAGCCATCATGGCTCGCTCTCTGCTGATATTCGACTCGATACCGAACAGCGTCTCAAAACCGGGCAACTCAAAGCGGTTGTCGCGACTGCATCGCTCGAACTGGGGATTGACGTCGGTTACATCGATCTGGTAATCCAACTTGGCTCCCCCGATGGCATCTCCAAATTCCTGCAACGAATCGGTCGTTCCGGACATGCACTCGGGTTGACTCCGAAGGGGCGTCTGTTCGCTCTCACTCGTGATGAACTGGTCGAGTGCATGGGCTTGATCCGGGCTGTACGTTCCGGTCGGCTCGATGTGATTTGCTGCCGCAACGCCCCACTCGATGTGCTCGCCCAGCAACTGGTCGCTGAAGTCGCAGCCACAGAGTGGGAGACGGATAATCTCTTCGAATTGTTTCGCCGCGCCTGGCCGTATCAAAAATTGGAACGAAAAGACTTCGACGATGTGGTCGAATACCTCAGTGAAGGGATTACGCATCAGACAGGCCGCAGCCGGACTTATCTACATCACGATCAAATTCAGAAACGTGTCCGCCCTCGCCGCAGTGCCCGACTGGTTGCCGTCAATAATGCGGGATCTATTCCCGATATCGGCTCCTATCGCGTGGTTGCCGAACCGGAGAATGTTGTCGTCGGTTCGCTCGATGAAGATTTCGCCGTCGAGAGTCAGGCAGGCGATGTCTTTCTGTTGGGGAACACATCCTGGCGACTCAAAGGAATCCGCGGGAACGATGCCATCGTGATCGACGCGCAGGGCGCTCCGCCGAGCGTGCCGTTCTGGAGAGGAGAGTCTCCCGGGCGAACGCTCGAACTTTCCGAAGAAGTTTCCCGACTGCGGGAAGAGATGGAAGCGAAACTTATCGCCGGGGAATCGAAAGCCGACATCGCCAAATGGCTGAAAAAGGAAACGCACTGTTGTGATTTTGGTGCGGAACAAATTACGGAATACGTCGCCGCTCAAAGAGCCGCGTTGGGTTTGGTGCCGACTCACAAACGGATTGTTTTTGAACGCTTCTTCGATGAAACCGGCGGGATGCAACTGGTGGTACACGCTCCGTTTGGTAGTCGGATCACAAGGGCGTGGGGCTTTGCGATGCGAAAACGGTTCTGTCGATCGTTCGACTTCGAACTGCAGGCAACTGCTGATGACGATGGTTTCATTCTCACACTCGGTCCGCAACACAGCTTCCCGATTGAATCCCTTTTTCCGATGCTGACCGCTGCCAATGCGTACAAATTACTGGAACAGGCTCTCATCTATGTGCCAACGTTTCAACTTCGCTGGCGCTGGAACCTCAACACCGCTCTGATTGTCGAACGCCGTAAAGCCGGCAAGCGGGTTCCCCCTGCTCTGCAGCGATTTCGGTCTGACGATCTCCTCACGGCTGTTTTTCCCAAGCTGACCGGCTGTCAGGAAGAGCACGTCGGCGATCATGAAATCCCCGAGCATCCGCTCGTCAAGCAGACCATGGAAGACTGTTTCAACGAGGCGCTCAATTTTAATGAGTTGGTCAATATCCTGGGGCGAGTCGAAAAAGGAGAGATCACGTTCGTCGCCAAAGAAACCCGCGAGCCATCGCCCTTCTGTTATGAACTTCTGAATGCGAATCCGTATGCGTTTCTCGATGGAGGCGAGGCGATTGACCGCCGGGCACGAGCAGTGGGAACACGAAGGTCGGTTACTGTGGAATCGGTGAGTGATTTGAGTCGACTCGATCCACTGGCCATCGAACGCGTTCTCGAAGAAGCCTCGCCGGTCGTGCGGGATGCCGATGAATTGCACGACTATTTACTGACTCGTATTCTGTTGCCGAAGAATGAAGGCCAACTCTGGTCTGACATGATGCAGCAATTGCAGGAGCAGCATCGCGTTACGTTGATCACCGTAGAAAATCATCAATTCTACATCCCGGCTGAAAAGCTGCTCATCGCGCAAGTCCTCTGGCCAGAACTGGAGATGGAGCCAGAAGTGACTGCTCCTGAACGTGCCAAACCTCCAGCTGCCACGACCGAAGCCCGCGTCGAAATCCTGCGCGGCTGGATGGAATATCTGGGCCCGGTCACGACAAAAGAAATCACCGCTCAACTCGGGTGGACAGAGTCGCAAGCCGATGCCACTTTCGAAGCCCTTGAGGGTGAAGGCTTAGTACTACGTGGCAAGTTCCGCGAATCCTCGCAGTCTTTTTCTGAAGACAACACCGTCAACCCACCATCAGAAACGCTCAATCATCCCGAGTGGTGTCATCGCCGACTGCTGGCTCGTATTCATCGCCTCACGCTGGAAGGCTTGCGGAAGCAGATCGAGCCGGTTGATGTCGCAACTTACATGCGATTTCTGTTTCGTCATCACGGTTTTCACCCGAGTACCCGACGTGAAGGAGCAGAAGGACTTTACGAAACCATCACGCAACTGCAGGGTTTCGATTTGCCAGCCGGGTATTGGGAGCGGGATCTGCTCAAGTATCGTGTCCGCGATTATTCCTCCGCATGGCTGGATGAATTGTGTATGACGGGCGAAATCAGCTGGGGACGGTTGTATCCCAATCCGAAGCCGATTGAGGGAAAAGGGCGTCCCCTCAAAACCTTGTCGCGAAATTCTCTGATCGCACTCTTTCGGCGGGATGATGCTCATTGGCTGCTGCCGGAGCGTTCCTCGTTACCGACGGACAACCTCAGTGGAGTCGCGCAGGATCTGCTCATGGTGCTGCAACGTCAGGGAGCAATGTTCGCTGGTGATATCGAATACGCTGCTCAACTCTTACCGACACAATTAACGGATGCCCTCGGCGAATTAATATCCCGCGGCTGGATTACCTCTGATGGTTTTGCCGGGCTGAGAGGCCTAATTGGGCAATCTCGTAGTACCGGGAACGTATCCTATCCGCGAAGAATGACTGGTGGACGCCGTCCGAAAACCTTAGCGGGACGGGCAGGGCGCTGGTCGCTTTGGCGACGTGACGATGAACTGGACGATCCCGAAAAAATGCGAGGCCGCGTGGAAGCCTGGGCGTGGCAGTTGTTGCATCGCTGGGGTGTTGTTTTTCGGGATCTGCTCGAACGCGAACAGGGAGCCCCCCGCTGGTATGAACTCGTCCAATGTTATCGTCGTCTCGAAGCTCGCGGCGAAATTCGCGGCGGTCGCTTCATTCGAGGAGTCGCCGGAGAACAATACGCTTCCGCCGATACTGTCGGCCAACTTCGTAAACT from Rubinisphaera italica includes the following:
- a CDS encoding DUF2306 domain-containing protein, with the translated sequence MSVQSYDLLQRILAVFSILLIVKVTIGIVLGYNFYLPPDFNSDFLRGREDYFYGVYCWAFYVHIISGPITLFLGLLLLSEPLRNAYPHWHRCMGRCQGLIALFLLAPSGLWMSQYASGGTAATISLALLSCLTAVAVGLGWNAALQRRFELHRRWMLRSYLMICSAVVLRLLGGLGSLLGEVPSWYDPATTWLSWLVPLIIFEIYQARNPKSKPYRKS
- a CDS encoding diaminopimelate decarboxylase; this encodes MSQPAQLKFLTEDQVRQIASSHDLPLYVYSKSKLDENAKKLTSWQAPYGVTLRFAMKANPFPEVIAQIYSHGIGIDASSGYEAEVAMQAGVKPADIQITSQQMPDDLEELIKQGVKFNACSLHQLETYGKIAPSTSVGVRINPGKGTGEGLNNRLTTAGVAASFGIWHEYIDQVHELAKTYDLTIDMVHTHAGTGGDPDKWLEVTTRNMEIVEKFPTATKTSIGGGFKVGRMPGEKSAQIDVISPPIAKLLEEFHERTGRKIHLEVEPGSFLVVNIGALITEIIDIKDTGSEGYNFILINAGMTEILRPSLYGAQHPLVVVPREDRPAGEVVDYAVSGHCCESGDMLTVAEGDPERLEPRSLQKAELGDYLIVEDVGAYCAGMRAGSYNSFPLTKEVMVD
- a CDS encoding DUF1559 family PulG-like putative transporter, with product MNSNFSKKAEGFDSEKCRAGLKVVEVGIAVLIVGVLIALMLPGTRRAGPAARRSQCVNNLRNIGIALYNYADTYGTLPPAYTVDAQGHRLHSWRTLLLPFLNNVALYRQIDLNQPWDSPANLKAFNTTPDIYRCPESSSPATHTSYLAIVTTDSCIQATEGRELNTISNGDGLAQTLLIVEMPEEDAVHWMAPQDASEASFLKISNDSRLPHQSGMNVLFADGRVTFLSAEISQDILRALITATSEDNEILYHEGF